The Primulina eburnea isolate SZY01 chromosome 13, ASM2296580v1, whole genome shotgun sequence genome includes a region encoding these proteins:
- the LOC140808796 gene encoding uncharacterized protein yields MATDASPKFQKPDLIQMTQPHEYRSEVAAEAHDGLHFSQFMIAGSVAGMVEHMAMFPVDTVKTQMQALGSCPIRSVSVKHALQSILRSDGIKGLYRGIGAMGLGAGPAHAVYFSVYELCKKNFSGGNPNNSGAHALSGVFATVASDAVFTPMDMVKQRLQLSKSPYHGVLDCVRRVLREEGFRAFYASYRTTVLMNAPFTAVHFTTYEAVKRGLMEVSPMSVSDERLVVHATAGAAAGALSAAVTTPFDVVKTQLQCQGVCGCDRFVNGSIRDVARTIVEKDGYRGLMRGWMPRMLFHAPAAAICWSTYEAAKSFFHDINISNQRGNVT; encoded by the exons ATGGCAACCGATGCCTCCCCAAAGTTTCAGAAGCCAGACCTGATTCAGATGACGCAGCCACATGAGTACCGTTCGGAGGTCGCCGCGGAGGCGCACGACGGGCTTCATTTTTCGCAGTTCATGATAGCTGGATCAGTGGCGGGAATGGTTGAGCACATGGCGATGTTCCCGGTTGACACGGTTAAAACCCAGATGCAAGCACTCGGCTCCTGCCCAATTCGATCTGTTAGTGTTAAGCATGCCCTTCAGTCTATTCTGAGATCGGACGGCATTAAAGGTCTCTACCGCGGCATTGGCGCCATGGGGCTTGGTGCTGGCCCCGCGCACGCCGTGTATTTCTCTGTTTATGAACTCTGTAAGAAGAATTTCTCTGGAGGGAATCCTAATAATTCGGGGGCACATGCCCTGTCGGGTGTTTTTGCCACTGTTGCTAGCGATGCAGTGTTTACGCCAATGGATATGGTGAAGCAGAGGCTGCAATTGAGTAAAAGCCCTTATCACGGGGTGTTGGATTGCGTGAGGAGGGTGTTGAGAGAGGAGGGTTTTAGGGCGTTCTATGCATCTTACAGAACTACTGTGCTAATGAATGCTCCTTTCACGGCTGTGCATTTTACTACCTACGAGGCGGTTAAAAGAGGTTTAATGGAGGTTTCACCGATGAGTGTGAGTGATGAACGGTTGGTGGTCCATGCCACAGCTGGAGCAGCGGCAGGGGCATTGTCAGCAGCCGTTACCACACCTTTTGATGTGGTGAAGACTCAGTTACAGTGCCAG GGTGTTTGTGGATGTGATAGATTTGTTAATGGTTCAATCCGTGATGTTGCTCGAACGATAGTAGAGAAAGATGGATACCGTGGTCTTATGAGAGGTTGGATGCCTAGAATGCTCTTCCATGCTCCAGCTGCCGCAATATGTTGGTCCACATATGAAGCTGCAAAATCTTTTTTCCATGATATAAACATATCCAACCAAAGGGGCAACGTGACCTGA
- the LOC140808797 gene encoding probable protein phosphatase 2C 1 isoform X3, with protein sequence MAVAMLERNGTLKIANVGDCGVKVIRKGQVTFSTSPQEHYFDCPYQLSSETVGQTFLDATVTSIELMEEDTVVMGSDGLFDNLFDQEIISIVGLYDNASDAAKALANLAHTHSKDSSFESPYSLEARVHGFDVPWWKKLLGMKLTGGKLDDITVIVGQVKSSLS encoded by the exons AT GGCTGTTGCAATGTTGGAGAGGAATGGGACGTTGAAGATTGCCAATGTGGGGGATTGTGGTGTTAAAGTTATACGCAAAG GTCAGGTAACATTTTCCACATCACCACAAGAACATTACTTTGACTGTCCATACCAGTTGAGCTCTGAGACTGTTGGTCAGACGTTCCTTGATGCCACG GTGACGAGCATCGAGTTAATGGAAGAGGATACCGTTGTGATGGGCTCGGATGGGCTCTTTGATAATCTTTTTGACCAAGAAATTATTTCAATAGTTGGCTTATATGATAATGCTTCCGATGCTG CAAAGGCATTGGCTAATTTAGCTCATACCCATTCAAAAGACTCGAGTTTTGAATCCCCTTATTCACTGGAAGCTCGAGTTCAT GGTTTCGACGTTCCTTGGTGGAAGAAACTTTTGGGAATGAAGTTAACAG GTGGAAAGCTTGATGATATTACTGTAATTGTTGGACAGGTGAAGAGCTCATTGAGCTAG